One Streptomyces sp. P9-A2 DNA window includes the following coding sequences:
- a CDS encoding DUF2283 domain-containing protein, whose amino-acid sequence MHLAYDRDDDTAYVSLVARIPDAAAVRQVTVEGLAAETELILDVDEAGRLLGFEVIGARAGLPAELLDGTAPTG is encoded by the coding sequence ATGCACCTCGCATACGACCGGGACGACGACACCGCGTACGTCTCCCTGGTGGCCCGGATCCCGGACGCCGCCGCCGTCCGTCAGGTGACCGTCGAAGGCCTGGCGGCGGAGACCGAGCTCATCCTCGACGTGGACGAGGCGGGCCGACTGCTGGGCTTCGAGGTCATAGGCGCCCGCGCCGGCCTCCCGGCCGAACTCCTCGACGGGACCGCTCCCACCGGCTGA
- a CDS encoding NAD(P)-dependent oxidoreductase — translation MTDNALSPVPVSLTLLGAGAMGTALGRAWLSAGHPVTVWNRTPARAAVLAAEGAAVAATAAEAVAANRLVIVCLLDDDSVGEALEGADLTGRDLVNLTTGTPAEGRARTAWATARGARFLDAGIMAVPPMIGAPESGAYVFYSGSRPLFEEHRDTLAVPAGTRYVGEDPGFAALHDVALLSAMNGLFAGITHAFALIGGEDVAPKDLAPLLASWLTAMTPAVHETAERLSSGDYTSGVVSNLSMQAAGNGTLLRTAGEQGVSAELLMPYMDLMARHVAAGHGDEDGAGLVGLLRLPPTETAAAAAAAAAAATATRERGTGRA, via the coding sequence ATGACCGACAACGCCCTCTCCCCCGTTCCCGTCTCCCTGACCCTGCTCGGCGCCGGTGCCATGGGCACAGCCCTCGGCCGCGCCTGGCTCTCCGCCGGCCACCCGGTGACCGTCTGGAACCGTACTCCCGCCCGCGCCGCGGTGCTCGCCGCCGAGGGTGCGGCGGTCGCCGCGACCGCTGCCGAGGCGGTGGCCGCGAACCGCCTGGTGATCGTCTGCCTGCTCGACGACGACTCCGTCGGCGAGGCACTCGAGGGCGCCGATCTCACCGGGCGGGACCTGGTGAACCTCACCACCGGTACCCCGGCCGAGGGCCGTGCCCGCACCGCCTGGGCCACGGCACGCGGTGCCCGTTTCCTGGACGCCGGGATCATGGCGGTGCCGCCGATGATCGGAGCCCCGGAGTCCGGGGCGTACGTCTTCTACAGCGGTTCGCGCCCCCTGTTCGAGGAGCACCGGGACACGCTCGCCGTCCCGGCCGGTACCCGGTACGTGGGTGAGGACCCGGGGTTCGCCGCGCTGCACGACGTGGCGCTGCTGAGCGCGATGAACGGGCTGTTCGCCGGGATCACGCACGCCTTCGCCCTGATCGGCGGGGAGGACGTCGCTCCCAAGGACCTCGCGCCGCTGCTCGCCTCCTGGCTCACCGCCATGACCCCGGCTGTGCACGAGACCGCCGAGCGGCTGAGCAGCGGCGACTACACCTCGGGGGTGGTGTCCAACCTCTCCATGCAGGCCGCGGGCAACGGCACGCTGCTGCGCACGGCCGGGGAGCAGGGCGTGAGCGCCGAGCTGCTGATGCCGTACATGGACCTGATGGCCCGCCACGTGGCCGCCGGACACGGCGACGAGGACGGCGCGGGCCTGGTCGGACTGCTCCGCCTCCCGCCGACGGAGACGGCGGCGGCAGCGGCAGCGGCAGCGGCAGCGGCGACGGCAACGCGGGAGCGGGGCACCGGCCGGGCCTGA
- a CDS encoding sulfite exporter TauE/SafE family protein: MPDISLTTVVLLCLAALAAGWIDAVVGGGGLLLLPALLLGLPAGTPAAHALGTNKAVAIVGTTGAAITYARKAPVDVRTAVRIGLAALAGSSGGAFLAAGMSTEVLEPVIMVVLLAVAAFVILRPSFGTAPEPGPVSRRRVLAAIGFGGLGIGFYDGLIGPGTGTFLVLALTALLHLDLVTASATAKIVNCCTNAGALAMFAWQGAVLWQLAGLMAVFNLAGGTLGAHTALKKGSGFVRIVLLVVVFALVASMAYEQWLA, from the coding sequence ATGCCCGACATCTCCCTGACCACGGTCGTTCTCCTCTGCCTCGCGGCACTGGCGGCCGGCTGGATCGACGCGGTGGTCGGCGGTGGCGGACTCCTGCTGCTGCCGGCGCTGCTGCTCGGCCTGCCCGCCGGCACCCCCGCCGCGCACGCCCTGGGTACCAACAAGGCGGTCGCCATCGTCGGCACCACCGGCGCGGCGATCACCTACGCCCGCAAGGCGCCCGTCGACGTACGGACCGCCGTACGCATCGGCCTGGCCGCCCTCGCCGGCTCCTCGGGCGGGGCCTTCCTCGCCGCCGGGATGAGCACCGAGGTCCTCGAACCCGTGATCATGGTGGTCCTGCTCGCCGTCGCCGCCTTCGTCATCCTCCGCCCGAGCTTCGGCACCGCGCCGGAACCAGGCCCGGTCTCGCGGCGCCGCGTCCTCGCCGCGATCGGGTTCGGCGGCCTGGGCATCGGCTTCTACGACGGTCTCATCGGCCCCGGCACCGGTACGTTCCTCGTCCTGGCGCTCACCGCCCTGCTCCACCTCGACCTCGTCACCGCGTCCGCCACCGCGAAGATCGTCAACTGCTGCACCAACGCCGGCGCGCTGGCGATGTTCGCCTGGCAGGGCGCGGTGCTGTGGCAACTGGCGGGCCTGATGGCCGTGTTCAACCTGGCGGGCGGCACCCTCGGCGCCCACACGGCCCTGAAGAAGGGCAGCGGCTTCGTCCGCATCGTCCTGCTGGTGGTCGTCTTCGCCCTGGTGGCGAGCATGGCGTACGAACAGTGGCTGGCGTGA
- a CDS encoding class F sortase, whose amino-acid sequence MRRIRRGSGRVGSPGNTVIGAVSVLALCCGLWLLGDGTATHAPPQPSAAQAHSAPAEDGTGHDSGRPSGQASPLPPSPPDRIRIPAIGVDAPLTGLGLTGTGSLDVPPPERTNLAGWYEAGTTPGETGTAVVAGHVDNADGPAVFYSLGALRKGGTVEVDRRDGTTAVFTVHAVEVYDARDFPDEKVYGAAKRPELRIITCGGDYSRTTGYRGNVVVYAHLTGSR is encoded by the coding sequence ATGCGCCGCATACGCCGCGGGTCCGGCCGGGTCGGAAGCCCGGGCAACACGGTCATAGGGGCGGTGAGCGTACTCGCCCTGTGCTGCGGGCTGTGGCTGCTGGGCGACGGGACCGCGACGCACGCCCCGCCCCAGCCGTCCGCCGCCCAGGCGCACTCCGCGCCCGCCGAAGACGGCACCGGACATGACTCCGGACGCCCCTCGGGGCAGGCCTCCCCACTGCCGCCCTCCCCGCCCGACCGGATCCGCATCCCCGCGATCGGCGTGGACGCGCCCCTGACGGGCCTCGGACTGACCGGCACCGGCAGTCTCGACGTACCGCCGCCCGAGCGGACGAACCTGGCCGGCTGGTACGAGGCCGGCACCACTCCCGGCGAGACGGGCACCGCGGTCGTCGCGGGCCACGTCGACAACGCCGACGGCCCCGCCGTCTTCTACTCCCTGGGCGCCCTGCGCAAGGGCGGCACCGTCGAGGTGGACCGGCGCGACGGCACCACCGCCGTGTTCACCGTGCACGCCGTCGAGGTGTACGACGCCCGGGACTTCCCCGACGAGAAGGTGTACGGCGCGGCGAAGCGCCCGGAGCTGCGGATCATCACCTGCGGCGGAGACTACTCACGCACCACCGGCTACCGGGGCAACGTCGTCGTCTACGCCCACCTAACGGGCAGCCGCTGA
- a CDS encoding NAD(P)/FAD-dependent oxidoreductase: protein MTSNERVVVIGTGLAGVTLARRLGEFGTPVTLIGEEEHRPYNRVLLAEVLAGRYGPEVIALPAPAAPTVLIRGRVTGIDRAGRTVRCAGGSPIAYDRLVLATGSNAVLPPLRGLFTPDRELPEGMHPFRTLDDCLGLSKAVRPGVRAVVIGGGLLGVSAARALAVRGAQVVLAQQSERLMERRLDPAASRLVRRHLEDLGVEVHTECRVRDVRSAGGAVRSVELADGYALGADLVVLACGVRPRAGLARAAGLEVREGVVVDDELRTSDPRIHAIGDCSQHAGQVYGLAAPALEQADALAALLTGNPAARYTGTRSLTRLTLTGPGSPFDLAAFGETDPRPGDDVVQLADATRGTYRKVVVREDRLVGGVLVGELGTVGALARAWEGAEPLPSDGGPLLHLLTHDGGS, encoded by the coding sequence ATGACCTCGAACGAGCGTGTGGTGGTGATCGGCACCGGCCTGGCGGGCGTGACACTCGCCCGGCGGCTCGGCGAGTTCGGCACGCCGGTGACGCTGATCGGCGAGGAGGAGCACCGCCCGTACAACAGGGTGCTGCTCGCCGAGGTGCTGGCGGGGCGGTACGGCCCCGAGGTGATCGCCCTGCCGGCGCCGGCGGCCCCGACGGTGCTGATCCGCGGCCGGGTCACCGGCATCGACCGGGCCGGGCGGACCGTCCGGTGCGCCGGCGGCTCCCCGATCGCCTACGACAGGCTGGTCCTGGCCACCGGTTCCAACGCCGTGCTGCCTCCCCTGCGCGGCCTGTTCACCCCGGACCGCGAGCTGCCCGAGGGCATGCACCCCTTCCGGACCCTGGACGACTGCCTGGGACTGTCCAAGGCGGTCCGGCCGGGGGTCCGGGCGGTCGTCATCGGCGGCGGGCTGCTCGGGGTCTCCGCGGCCCGGGCGCTGGCCGTGCGCGGCGCGCAGGTCGTCCTCGCCCAGCAGTCCGAGCGGCTCATGGAACGCCGACTCGACCCGGCCGCCTCCCGGCTCGTCCGGCGGCATCTGGAGGACCTGGGCGTCGAGGTGCACACCGAGTGCCGGGTGCGGGACGTGCGCTCGGCCGGCGGGGCGGTGCGGTCGGTGGAGCTGGCCGACGGGTACGCCCTCGGCGCCGACCTGGTCGTCCTCGCGTGCGGGGTCCGCCCGCGTGCCGGCCTCGCGCGGGCGGCCGGTCTGGAGGTACGCGAGGGCGTGGTCGTCGACGACGAGCTGCGCACCTCGGACCCGCGCATCCACGCGATCGGCGACTGCTCCCAGCACGCGGGGCAGGTCTACGGACTGGCCGCCCCGGCGCTGGAGCAGGCCGACGCCCTGGCCGCCCTGCTCACCGGGAACCCCGCCGCCCGCTACACCGGCACCCGGTCCCTGACCCGGCTCACGCTCACCGGGCCCGGCAGCCCCTTCGACCTCGCCGCGTTCGGTGAGACCGACCCCCGCCCCGGCGACGACGTCGTGCAGCTCGCCGACGCCACCCGGGGCACCTACCGCAAGGTCGTCGTCCGCGAGGACCGGCTGGTCGGCGGGGTCCTGGTCGGCGAACTCGGCACCGTCGGCGCGCTCGCGCGCGCCTGGGAGGGAGCAGAGCCGCTCCCCTCCGACGGCGGCCCCCTGCTCCACCTGCTCACCCACGACGGAGGCTCCTGA
- a CDS encoding winged helix-turn-helix transcriptional regulator: MGTVRRPGAYLCGIDAAMDVIGGKWKVLILWALHERPYRFGALRRELPGITEKVLASHLRELESDGIVHREEYDENPPRVEYSLTPRGTALNEALEPLGAWGRANVLGEA; encoded by the coding sequence ATGGGGACGGTACGGCGGCCGGGAGCGTATCTGTGCGGGATCGACGCGGCGATGGACGTGATCGGCGGCAAGTGGAAGGTGCTGATCCTCTGGGCACTGCACGAACGGCCGTACCGCTTCGGCGCCCTGCGCCGGGAGCTGCCCGGGATCACCGAGAAGGTGCTCGCCTCGCATCTGCGGGAGCTGGAGTCCGACGGCATCGTGCACCGTGAGGAGTACGACGAGAACCCGCCGCGCGTCGAGTACTCGCTGACGCCGAGGGGGACGGCGCTCAACGAGGCGCTGGAACCGCTGGGCGCGTGGGGGAGGGCGAACGTGCTGGGGGAGGCGTAG
- a CDS encoding oxidoreductase — protein MSGWNVNDIPDQGGRLAVVTGANSGLGRVAARELARAGARVVLACRSEARGRDALNLLRGEVPGAEAEVRRLDLGDLASVREFATALSGERVDLLLNNAGVMALPYGTTADGFETQFGVNHLGHFALTGLLLPALLAAPGARIVTVSSMTHAMANIDARDLNSERGYRRWFAYARSKSANLLFTHELARRLAAHGSDVVAAAAHPGYAATNLQTAGPRAEGRRIAERVMRLGNRIVAQSAEAGALPLLYAATRPGIRPDAFIGPSFALWRGAPAPSWRAPWTLDDAMGERLWAASEELTGVTYDVPGVR, from the coding sequence ATGTCCGGATGGAACGTGAACGACATTCCCGATCAGGGCGGGCGCCTGGCCGTCGTCACCGGGGCCAACAGCGGGCTCGGTCGTGTCGCGGCGCGGGAACTGGCCCGCGCGGGGGCGCGGGTGGTGCTCGCCTGCCGGAGTGAGGCGCGCGGCCGGGACGCCCTGAACCTGCTGCGCGGCGAGGTGCCGGGCGCCGAGGCCGAGGTGCGGCGACTGGACCTCGGGGACCTGGCCTCCGTGCGGGAGTTCGCGACCGCCCTTTCGGGCGAGCGGGTCGATCTGCTGCTCAACAACGCCGGGGTGATGGCGCTGCCCTACGGCACGACCGCGGACGGGTTCGAGACCCAGTTCGGGGTCAATCACCTGGGACACTTCGCCCTCACCGGACTGCTGCTGCCCGCGCTGCTCGCGGCGCCGGGCGCGCGGATCGTGACCGTGTCCAGCATGACCCACGCGATGGCCAACATCGATGCGCGCGACCTCAACAGCGAGCGCGGCTACCGGCGTTGGTTCGCCTACGCCCGCTCCAAGTCGGCCAACCTGCTCTTCACGCACGAACTGGCCCGCAGGCTGGCGGCGCACGGCAGCGACGTGGTGGCGGCAGCCGCTCATCCCGGGTACGCGGCCACCAACCTCCAGACCGCGGGGCCGCGGGCCGAGGGCCGCCGGATCGCCGAGCGGGTGATGCGGCTCGGCAACCGGATCGTCGCCCAGTCCGCCGAGGCCGGCGCGTTGCCCCTGCTGTACGCCGCGACCAGGCCCGGCATACGCCCCGACGCGTTCATCGGCCCGTCCTTCGCCCTGTGGCGCGGGGCGCCCGCACCGTCCTGGCGGGCACCCTGGACCCTCGACGACGCGATGGGGGAGCGGCTCTGGGCGGCCTCGGAGGAGCTGACGGGGGTGACGTACGACGTGCCCGGCGTCCGGTGA
- the nirD gene encoding nitrite reductase small subunit NirD produces MTLALETTDLKVRIQLPDAWFGVCDLSVLLPGRGVAALLPDGRQVAVFTDRTGGLYAVDNRDPFTGAAVLSRGLTGTHRGRPFVASPLLKQRFDLETGQCLDDETVRVTAYRVKAA; encoded by the coding sequence ATGACCCTGGCCCTCGAGACCACGGATCTGAAGGTCCGAATCCAGTTGCCCGACGCCTGGTTCGGCGTCTGCGACCTGAGCGTCCTGCTCCCCGGCCGCGGAGTCGCCGCCCTGCTGCCCGACGGCCGCCAGGTCGCCGTCTTCACCGACCGCACCGGCGGGCTGTACGCCGTCGACAACCGCGATCCCTTCACCGGCGCGGCGGTCCTCTCCCGCGGCCTGACCGGCACCCACCGGGGCCGCCCGTTCGTCGCCTCCCCGCTGCTCAAGCAACGCTTCGACCTGGAGACGGGCCAGTGCCTGGACGACGAGACAGTACGGGTCACGGCCTACCGGGTGAAAGCAGCCTGA
- a CDS encoding molybdopterin oxidoreductase family protein, with amino-acid sequence MQSTVTPTHCPYCALQCGMNLTPAPGGTVRVSERPDFPVNRGALCGKGRTAPAVLDPAVRLTSPLVRSPETGALVSAGWDEALDRIAEGLGRTRTGYGADAVGVFGGGGLTNEKAYALGKFARVVLGTSQIDYNGRFCMSSAAAAGVRAFGLDRGLPFPLEDVPRTGCVVLVGSNPAETMPPALRYFAELRENGGTLIVVDPRRTKTAEQADLHLAPRPGTDLALALGLLHLVVAEGRTDEAYIRERTAGWEETRAAAMAHWPEYVERLTGVPVPLLRETVRLFCEPEAAMVLTARGPEQQAKGTDTVSAWINLCLATGRAGRPLSGYGCLTGQGNGQGGREHGQKADQLPGYRKLTDSAARRHVAGVWGVDPDSLPGPGRSAYELLDALGTDIRSLLLMGSNPVVSAPRAAHVEERIRSLDFLAVCDVVLSETAALADVVLPVTQWAEETGTTTSLEGRVLLRRRALPAPDGVRSDLEVLHGLAARLGGGPSPEKRFPTDPEEVFEELRRASAGGPADYSGISYRRLAEENGVFWPCPAPEPEPGPGPMPVAAAPAPEAEAEAEADGAVHPGTPRLFLDRFATEDGRARFVPVAHRANAEEPDDEYPVLLTTGRVMAQYQSGAQTRRVDELNAAAPGPFVELHPRLAERLGAAEGDPLAVVSRRGRAVAPARITTAIRPDTVFMPFHWAGEGRANTLTNPALDPTSRMPEFKVCAVRVETVRS; translated from the coding sequence ATGCAGAGCACCGTGACGCCCACGCACTGCCCGTACTGCGCCCTGCAGTGCGGGATGAATCTGACGCCCGCGCCGGGCGGGACCGTCCGGGTGAGCGAGCGCCCGGACTTCCCGGTGAACCGGGGCGCGCTGTGCGGCAAGGGGCGTACGGCACCGGCGGTGCTCGACCCCGCCGTGCGGCTGACCTCGCCGCTGGTGCGGTCCCCGGAGACGGGTGCGCTGGTGTCCGCCGGCTGGGACGAGGCGCTGGACCGGATCGCCGAGGGGCTGGGCCGTACCCGCACCGGGTACGGGGCGGACGCGGTCGGGGTGTTCGGCGGCGGCGGGCTGACGAACGAGAAGGCGTACGCGCTGGGCAAGTTCGCGCGGGTGGTGCTGGGCACCTCCCAGATCGACTACAACGGCCGCTTCTGCATGTCGTCCGCCGCGGCCGCGGGCGTCAGGGCGTTCGGGCTGGACCGGGGGCTGCCGTTCCCCCTGGAGGACGTCCCGAGGACCGGCTGCGTGGTCCTCGTCGGCTCGAACCCGGCGGAGACCATGCCGCCGGCGCTGCGCTACTTCGCCGAGCTGAGGGAGAACGGCGGCACGCTGATCGTCGTCGACCCGCGCCGTACGAAGACCGCCGAGCAGGCCGACCTGCATCTGGCACCCCGCCCCGGCACCGACCTCGCGCTGGCGCTGGGCCTGCTGCACCTGGTCGTCGCCGAGGGCCGGACCGACGAGGCGTACATCCGGGAACGCACCGCCGGCTGGGAGGAGACCCGGGCCGCGGCGATGGCGCACTGGCCGGAGTACGTGGAGCGGCTCACCGGCGTGCCCGTGCCCCTGCTGCGGGAGACCGTACGGCTGTTCTGCGAGCCGGAGGCGGCCATGGTGCTCACCGCCCGCGGACCCGAGCAGCAGGCCAAGGGCACGGACACCGTGAGCGCCTGGATCAACCTGTGCCTGGCGACCGGCCGCGCGGGCCGCCCGCTGTCCGGGTACGGCTGCCTGACCGGGCAGGGCAACGGACAGGGCGGGCGTGAACACGGCCAGAAGGCCGACCAGTTGCCCGGCTACCGCAAGCTGACCGACTCGGCGGCCCGCCGGCACGTGGCGGGGGTCTGGGGCGTGGACCCCGACTCCCTGCCGGGCCCGGGGCGCAGCGCGTACGAGCTGCTGGACGCGCTGGGCACGGACATCCGCTCGCTGCTGCTGATGGGCTCCAACCCGGTGGTGTCGGCCCCCCGCGCGGCGCACGTCGAGGAGCGCATCCGGTCGCTGGACTTCCTGGCGGTGTGCGACGTCGTGCTGTCGGAGACGGCCGCGCTCGCCGACGTCGTCCTGCCGGTGACGCAGTGGGCGGAGGAGACGGGCACGACGACCAGCCTGGAGGGCAGGGTGCTGCTGCGGCGGCGCGCGCTGCCCGCGCCGGACGGCGTGCGCAGCGACCTCGAGGTGCTGCACGGGCTGGCCGCCCGGCTCGGCGGCGGGCCGAGTCCGGAGAAGAGGTTCCCGACCGATCCCGAGGAGGTCTTCGAGGAGCTGCGCCGCGCGAGCGCGGGCGGGCCGGCGGACTACTCCGGGATCAGCTATCGGCGGCTCGCGGAGGAGAACGGCGTGTTCTGGCCGTGCCCGGCGCCCGAGCCCGAGCCCGGCCCCGGACCCATGCCGGTGGCAGCGGCACCAGCACCAGAGGCAGAGGCAGAGGCAGAGGCAGACGGTGCCGTACATCCCGGTACCCCCCGGCTGTTCCTCGACCGGTTCGCCACCGAGGACGGGCGGGCCCGGTTCGTGCCCGTCGCGCACCGCGCGAACGCCGAGGAGCCCGACGACGAGTACCCCGTCCTGCTGACCACCGGCCGGGTCATGGCGCAGTACCAGTCCGGCGCGCAGACCCGGCGCGTCGACGAACTGAACGCGGCCGCGCCCGGCCCGTTCGTGGAACTGCATCCGCGGCTGGCGGAGCGGCTCGGGGCGGCCGAGGGCGATCCGCTGGCCGTGGTGTCCCGTAGGGGCCGAGCGGTGGCGCCGGCCCGGATCACCACCGCGATCCGCCCCGACACCGTGTTCATGCCGTTCCACTGGGCGGGTGAGGGCCGCGCGAACACCCTCACCAACCCCGCCCTGGACCCGACCTCGCGGATGCCGGAGTTCAAGGTGTGCGCGGTGCGGGTGGAGACGGTCCGCTCCTGA
- the nirB gene encoding nitrite reductase large subunit NirB, translated as MTTAPETTPTIVLVGHGMVGQRFLEALAERGLTATHRVVVLCEEPRPAYDRVRLTSYFSGRTPEDLSMTDPRFIEDHGIELRVGDPAESVDREAREVTARSGLVVGYDVLVLATGSYPFVPPVPGKDAEGCFVYRTIEDLLAIEEYAKNATTGAVVGGGLLGLEAAGALDGLGLTSHIVEFAPRLMPVQVDEGGGAALLRTVEGMGLSVHTGVGTQEIVTGADGAVTGMKLSDGSELATDLVVFSAGVRPRDQLARDCGLTVGERGGIAVDERCRTVADPRVFAIGECALAADGRVYGLVAPGYEQARTAAATIAIAEADKADKADEADEADRLTFTGADLSTKLKLLGVDVASFGDAHGATDGCLDVVYSDSRAGLYKKLVIGGDGTLLGGILVGDAEAYGTLRAFTGSVPPVPPESLVLPAGAGAPAQLGPSALPDEAVVCSCHNVTKGAVRGAVTEHRCTTVPEVKKCTKAGTGCGSCVKVLGQLVTAELEASGVEVDKGLCGCFARTREELYEIVHALRVTSHRDLLDRYGREDARGGDGCEVCKPTVGSIIASLAPVIGASGYVLDGEQAALQDTNDHFLANLQKNGSYSVVPRIPGGEIAPEKLIVIGEIARDFGLYTKITGGQRIDMFGARVEQLPLIWARLVDAGFESGHAYGKSLRTVKSCVGQTWCRYGVQDSVRMAIGLELRYRGLRSPHKLKSAVSGCARECAEARSKDFGVIATASGWNLYVGGNGGATPRHADLLAQDLSDAELVRLVDRFLMFYIRTADRLERTSTWLERIPGGLDHVRDVVVHDALGICDELEAQMRAHVSHYRDEWAETINDPEKLARFVSFVNAPDTPDPVVGFVPERDQMKPDLPLLNIGMRPAQSTEAALEGSAQR; from the coding sequence ATGACCACCGCCCCGGAGACCACCCCCACGATCGTGCTCGTCGGCCACGGCATGGTCGGCCAGCGCTTCCTCGAGGCGCTCGCCGAGCGCGGCCTGACCGCCACGCACCGCGTGGTCGTGCTGTGCGAGGAGCCGCGTCCGGCGTACGACCGCGTCCGACTCACCTCGTACTTCTCGGGGAGGACCCCCGAGGACCTGTCCATGACGGACCCGCGGTTCATCGAGGACCACGGCATCGAACTGCGTGTCGGTGACCCGGCCGAGAGCGTCGACCGCGAGGCCCGCGAGGTGACCGCCCGCTCCGGGCTGGTCGTCGGCTACGACGTCCTCGTCCTGGCCACCGGCTCCTACCCCTTCGTCCCGCCGGTCCCCGGCAAGGACGCCGAGGGCTGCTTCGTCTACCGCACCATCGAGGACCTCCTCGCCATCGAGGAGTACGCGAAGAACGCGACGACCGGCGCGGTGGTCGGCGGCGGGCTCCTCGGCCTGGAGGCGGCGGGCGCGCTCGACGGGCTCGGACTCACCTCGCACATCGTGGAGTTCGCGCCCCGCCTGATGCCCGTGCAGGTCGACGAGGGCGGCGGCGCGGCGCTGCTGCGCACCGTCGAGGGCATGGGCCTGTCCGTCCACACGGGCGTGGGCACACAGGAGATCGTGACCGGCGCGGACGGTGCGGTCACCGGCATGAAGCTGTCCGACGGCTCCGAACTCGCCACCGACCTGGTGGTGTTCAGCGCCGGTGTCCGCCCCCGTGACCAACTCGCCCGGGACTGCGGCCTGACGGTCGGCGAGCGCGGCGGCATCGCGGTGGACGAGCGGTGCCGCACGGTCGCCGACCCGCGCGTCTTCGCGATCGGCGAGTGCGCGCTGGCCGCCGACGGCCGGGTGTACGGCCTGGTCGCCCCCGGCTACGAACAGGCGCGGACCGCCGCCGCGACGATCGCCATCGCCGAAGCCGACAAAGCCGACAAGGCCGACGAGGCCGACGAGGCCGACCGGTTGACGTTCACCGGCGCCGACCTGTCCACCAAGCTGAAGCTGCTCGGCGTCGACGTGGCGTCCTTCGGCGACGCGCACGGCGCCACCGACGGCTGTCTGGACGTCGTCTACTCCGACTCCCGCGCCGGCCTCTACAAGAAGCTGGTCATCGGCGGCGACGGCACGCTGCTCGGCGGCATCCTGGTCGGCGACGCGGAGGCGTACGGCACCCTGCGCGCCTTCACCGGCTCGGTCCCGCCGGTCCCGCCCGAGTCCCTCGTCCTGCCCGCCGGGGCCGGGGCCCCGGCACAGCTGGGCCCGTCCGCGCTGCCGGACGAGGCCGTCGTCTGCTCCTGCCACAACGTCACCAAGGGCGCCGTCCGCGGCGCGGTCACCGAGCACCGCTGCACCACCGTGCCCGAGGTGAAGAAGTGCACCAAGGCCGGTACCGGATGCGGCAGTTGCGTGAAGGTGCTCGGTCAGCTCGTCACCGCCGAACTGGAGGCGAGCGGCGTCGAGGTCGACAAAGGGCTGTGCGGCTGCTTCGCGCGGACCCGCGAGGAGCTGTACGAGATCGTCCACGCCCTGCGCGTCACCTCCCACCGGGACCTGCTGGACCGGTACGGCCGCGAGGACGCCCGGGGCGGCGACGGCTGCGAGGTGTGCAAGCCGACGGTCGGCTCGATCATCGCCTCCCTCGCCCCGGTGATCGGTGCGAGCGGCTACGTCCTGGACGGCGAACAGGCCGCCCTCCAGGACACCAACGACCACTTCCTCGCCAACCTCCAGAAGAACGGCTCGTATTCGGTCGTCCCCCGCATCCCCGGCGGTGAGATCGCCCCGGAGAAGCTGATCGTCATCGGCGAGATCGCCCGCGACTTCGGCCTCTACACGAAGATCACCGGCGGCCAGCGCATCGACATGTTCGGCGCGAGGGTCGAGCAACTCCCTTTGATCTGGGCCCGCCTGGTCGACGCGGGCTTCGAGTCCGGCCACGCGTACGGCAAGTCGCTGCGCACGGTGAAGTCCTGCGTCGGGCAGACCTGGTGCCGGTACGGCGTCCAGGACTCCGTACGCATGGCGATCGGCCTGGAGCTGCGCTACCGGGGCCTGCGCTCCCCGCACAAGCTGAAGTCGGCGGTCTCCGGATGCGCCCGCGAGTGCGCCGAGGCCCGGTCGAAGGACTTCGGCGTGATCGCCACCGCAAGCGGCTGGAACCTCTACGTGGGCGGCAACGGCGGCGCCACCCCGCGCCACGCCGACCTGCTCGCCCAGGACCTCTCGGACGCCGAACTGGTCCGTCTCGTCGACCGGTTCCTGATGTTCTACATCCGCACCGCCGACCGGCTGGAGCGCACCTCCACCTGGCTGGAGCGGATCCCCGGCGGCCTGGACCACGTACGGGACGTCGTCGTGCATGACGCGCTCGGCATCTGCGACGAACTGGAGGCACAGATGCGGGCCCATGTGTCCCACTACCGCGACGAGTGGGCCGAGACCATCAACGACCCCGAGAAGCTGGCCCGGTTCGTGTCCTTCGTCAACGCCCCCGACACCCCGGACCCGGTCGTCGGCTTCGTGCCCGAACGCGACCAGATGAAGCCCGACCTGCCGCTGCTGAACATCGGCATGCGACCCGCGCAGTCCACGGAAGCCGCCCTGGAAGGGAGCGCCCAGCGATGA